A genomic segment from Candidatus Krumholzibacteriia bacterium encodes:
- a CDS encoding DUF3179 domain-containing (seleno)protein, with protein MRSLLLVVLILSAEIAVAVPPDGVQQILPRGRIAAVFEPSFVPADEAEIPDDAWVLGVVVDGEARAYSLNLLNRHEVVNDRVGDRPIAAVWUPLANTAVVYDRRFEDRELDFEASGALEGASLVMRDVQTDSWWSLMSSSAIGGEMEGAEVTELPVSEKMRWDAWRAEHPDTQVLSVQGQEHVSNNPYGNYIEGDGTFRDLEVSDTRLPAKEPVYAFWWEGQPIVVTHSSVEGGRIVERGDVALVFHRPPGASVFASTRVAAVPVDAAEDAATALDAVDDGSVETVRPIEGFDTYWYTWVHVNEDSEVW; from the coding sequence ATGCGCTCCCTGTTGCTCGTAGTCCTGATCCTGTCCGCCGAGATCGCGGTGGCCGTCCCCCCCGACGGGGTCCAGCAGATCCTGCCCCGCGGTCGCATCGCCGCCGTGTTCGAGCCGTCGTTCGTGCCCGCGGACGAGGCCGAGATTCCCGACGACGCCTGGGTCCTCGGGGTCGTCGTCGACGGCGAGGCCCGCGCCTACAGCCTGAACCTGTTGAATCGCCACGAAGTGGTGAACGACCGCGTCGGCGATCGCCCGATCGCCGCGGTGTGGTGACCGCTGGCCAATACGGCCGTCGTGTACGACCGCAGATTCGAAGATCGTGAACTGGATTTCGAGGCCTCCGGCGCACTCGAGGGAGCGTCGCTCGTGATGCGCGACGTCCAGACGGACAGCTGGTGGTCGCTGATGAGCTCGAGCGCCATCGGTGGTGAGATGGAAGGGGCCGAGGTCACGGAACTGCCGGTGAGCGAAAAGATGCGATGGGACGCATGGCGTGCTGAGCATCCCGACACGCAGGTATTGAGCGTGCAGGGTCAGGAGCACGTCTCGAACAATCCCTACGGCAACTACATCGAGGGCGACGGAACCTTCCGCGACCTCGAGGTGTCCGACACCCGCCTGCCGGCGAAGGAGCCGGTGTACGCGTTCTGGTGGGAGGGACAGCCGATCGTGGTCACCCATTCGTCGGTGGAGGGTGGGCGGATCGTGGAGCGCGGCGACGTGGCTCTCGTGTTCCACCGTCCACCAGGCGCATCGGTGTTCGCGTCGACACGTGTGGCGGCAGTTCCCGTGGACGCCGCCGAGGACGCGGCGACGGCCCTGGACGCGGTCGACGACGGTTCGGTCGAAACCGTTCGTCCGATCGAGGGCTTCGACACGTACTGGTACACCTGGGTCCATGTGAACGAGGACAGCGAGGTGTGGTGA